AGCCCTTGAGTAGAGCAACGGCGATGTTGCAATTGTTTCCAAAAAGTGTGCGGTTTCATTGGGGTCTTATCCTGCAGTTTGCTTCGGTGGGATTAGTGGGAGTTCCGTTGTAGTTTCCTGCTCGAATGAGGCCAAGGAGGTCGGAAACAACGATGCAGCGACTACTAGAGCTGGGCGATCGCGTTGAGCTGATGACCAACACGGTATTGGCAGCAACGTTGGTGGGCGTGCCTTTGAAGGTAAAACCAACTGTGGGAGGATTAGCAGTCAAATTGCTATCAATTCGTATATTCCTCAGCGTTAAATCAGCAGCTTGTTGCCCCGATCCAGTCTGTTGGGACAAGTTACGAGCCGGTAGACAATTTTCATTGGAACCCGCTACTTCTGTGTTGGTTGCTGTACGGACAACCGGATCGGCTCCCGTAGGAATGACAACAGCACAGGTTTGACTGCGGCGAATAGCTTCGCGTTGGGCTTGCCGCAGAACGCCTTCCAGCGCCTCAGCACCGGCATCGACTTGAGTACGACTGAAGTAGCCCAAGAGGTTGGGTACGGCTAGCGCGCTAAGAATGCCAACAATGATGACCAGCACTAGCAGTTCAGTCAGCGTGAAGCCATCGATTGACTGTCGCCTAGGTGGGTGGGCATTCATAGGACGCATAGGGAACTACCTCCGTATAGAGCTCTGCAATGGGTCGGTTACCAGAAATCGCGGTAGCAGCTACAGGCGTTACTTCGTAATCCAGCTGTAAAACGTTAAAAGGTCGCGCATTTAAGCGAGCTGCATTGCGCCGCAACTGAAAGTTTTGACCTGCCAAAGTGACTGTTTGTGGGTCTGTTCCCAATCTATTGTTAACAGCATTGCGGAGGGCAGTAGAAAAGCCTGAATCGATATCAGCAGGCCTGCAGTAGTTAATGCTGCCATTAGTGCTGGGCAGCTGACTGGCTAGAAACTTTACTTCTTCTAGGTCAGTCTGAATCACTGCGATCGCCTCTGCTTTTTGGCGAGCCTGCAAGCGCAAAAAGGAAGCCGTGATCAGAGTTTGCATGCCAGCTCCCACCAAAATCAACGTCACCACACCCGCAACCAGCACTTCAGTGATTGTGACGCCGGACTGGCTATTGGAGCGTTTGAGATAAGGAAAAGCAAGTTTTTTCATGGCTAGGGCACCTGTAAACGAGTCCAAGACCGGACAGGGCTAATGGCAGGCGAATCAAAAGCGCTCGCATTATTGAGGTAATCGCCATAGCTTCCCTCAGAATTAACCATGATCTTGTTACCAGTAATTGCACCAGATGTGTTCCAGCTATTGACCCACATTCCACCCGTCACAAAGCCAGTATCACTATTATTTCCTGTAATACTAGCGGTTGCATTGGGAGCCAGGATTAAGGCTCGAATTTGGGATGTACTGCTAATTCGAATTTGGTTCGTATTTTGGCGATTGGTCAGAGATGCTCCATCACAAGGTGCAACTGGATTACCGCTGACGCTGATAGTCCCAGTGAGGCAAGTGCCATACCTGCCATTAACATTGCCATAAATTGTTAATCGTCCGGGAGAACCGCTAGTAGGAACTGTACAAGCTGTGCCTGTTCCAGCGCAGTTAATCCTCACAGTACCAGTGATATTAATTTCACTACGGACATAGAAGACAACTTCTGTGTTGTCGCTAATTCTAATGATTCTAT
The sequence above is a segment of the Synechococcus elongatus PCC 11801 genome. Coding sequences within it:
- a CDS encoding PilW family protein, with translation MKKLAFPYLKRSNSQSGVTITEVLVAGVVTLILVGAGMQTLITASFLRLQARQKAEAIAVIQTDLEEVKFLASQLPSTNGSINYCRPADIDSGFSTALRNAVNNRLGTDPQTVTLAGQNFQLRRNAARLNARPFNVLQLDYEVTPVAATAISGNRPIAELYTEVVPYASYECPPT
- a CDS encoding pilus assembly FimT family protein; the protein is MRPMNAHPPRRQSIDGFTLTELLVLVIIVGILSALAVPNLLGYFSRTQVDAGAEALEGVLRQAQREAIRRSQTCAVVIPTGADPVVRTATNTEVAGSNENCLPARNLSQQTGSGQQAADLTLRNIRIDSNLTANPPTVGFTFKGTPTNVAANTVLVISSTRSPSSSSRCIVVSDLLGLIRAGNYNGTPTNPTEANCRIRPQ